TGAATCCTAATAATCAAAATAGATTTGACAACACAAGATTTAGATAAAGAGAATTTAGTTTTCTGTAAAAATTAGGGAAGGAGAagaaaatggttgatggagatttTTTAGGAAAAACGGTTAAGGAATTGCAGAGCGTTTTCCCTTCTTTTTAATAGAGAGAATCCCCCAACTCTCCCCATTTGTGTGTACTGAGAAGTGGTAAATGGTACTCTTTAGATTAGAAAGATATATATCAAGTAATGTGAATAGCTTATTCAAAGTGTTTATAAAGAGGTGGAACATTTCACTTGCAAACTTAAACAACCTTTAAGGCCTACGAGAGTACATCACCAAACGCTCCAAGAGAAACTGCGATTCTTCGGGAGAACCAACCATGAAACAAGGTAAAGTTCCCTTCCTCCTCTCAACAAGCTTCCCTACAtgcagaggaagaagaagatgaaatttagACATCCACATAATTTTAGAGACTctaaaaagtaaaaacacaaacGTTTTGTAACTAAATTTCACTCATGTGGAGAAAGAGAGAAAGTTACCACAAATGTCCAGGAAAAACAGATAACTGGAGAGATAGTTCTGGTGAAAGTTTATCACTGCGAAGGTAGTCTAAAAGTCACAAAATGAGAAAGTGAATACATCTCACTGTTATGTACTCATAGATGACTAAGTTGGTAAAAAGCCAAAAAGCTGGTAATTCATTTTAAAGTTTCTTAGACCAACAATCAAGGTTGCAACTATGGTTTCTTGCAGTTTATAAAGTGACGAAAATTTGGAGATTCTCTGAGTAAGGTTCATAGATCTAGTTCACTACGAATGTCTACTTGCTCATTGCAATTACTAAAATTAGTCTTATACTACATTTTATTTAATAAACTGAGTATATTATTAGTAGAAATCATACCACTTCCAGCTCGCAATGATGTTTTGATATCCAGGGAAATTGAACTTGGAACGACGAAGGGCACAACGAACAGATTATAGGACCTGAACAATGCTAGCTCTGGCACAGATACCGAGGGGTTTACCAAATGCTCCTCTAATACCAGTCTGGAGTCATCAGCTCCAGCACATGAAAGCATATTGTTAATACGCAAGTGTAACCTGACTCTCAAATGGAAAGCATCCTTCTCCGCAAACTTGATCATTTACTCGTTGCAGGCAACACGGGCAGCCTTCAGAGCCTCGCTGGACATAGAAAGGCAACTCGTCAACTCCTTTTCTTTTCATCCCAACATCATAAATTCTAATCTTTGGGTCAGATACACCACGACAGTACCTAGACTTGGGGTAGGGTTTGTTCCAAATCTGCCTGTATCACCTAGCAGATCTTGCAATATTAAACCAATACACCAAGTATAATATAAAGAGCTGTACCTGTACAGTGCAGATAGAACTGAAACAAATCAGCTCAGGATCATGAAGGAATGACATCTCGCAGTTTGAGCAGACAAGGGACAAGCAATTGGAATAAAATTATTCATGTCAACACAAAGATGCAGTATGCTGGTCTTAAAAGCTGCGCAACCTAGAAATCAGAATGCAGGTGCAAATTTAACTGGGTCAACTTTCGCAAAGCACGACTAATGAACACAGTAAATTCTGAGCCTAAAGAAGATTATGGAATGATCCCACGAAATAATGTTTTAATGGAATAAAATAGTGGTGAACGCTCCCAGAGAGCCAATCAATTTCTTACAGATATGCAACACAAATTCTCAACCCAATAACTGCTCCATAAGCAGTGAGCAGCAACTGCCTTACCATACTTCAGAAATACGACCATGAACATAAATAGCTATTTTTCCTAACGAAGGAACAACACTGGATAGCAACTTCAGAAAAGATCGAAACTCAAATACTTTCAGTCAAAGGAATAAGTTTGGCATGAAGCATATGTTGAAATATATCCAGCTGTAATGAACTTTATGAAATCCTCGTTTATAGAAACCTTAAGTTACGACTGTAGGtgctaaaaaaatttattttcttctactaacaaaatattattacatgaaaaaAGGACAGGCGGTTGAGTAGGATCAATGACAGAGTGTGAGGACTTGTGACTCTGGTAGGAGTAGGGAGTAGGAGTGATGCATTCATTTCTATGAGACCACCTGAGTCACCTGTCGCATCTTGTGGTTCCACTCACTGACACCAAACACTAGCTCGTGATTCACCAAGAGCAACAAGGCTATCATTAGACATCAGCCTTGAGCATCATAACTATTGTCTAAATACCATTCACCAGGAgctaaaaccattcaagagttccATGCAACTTGAAGACCAGGGAGTAAATAATACCTCTTGTTCATGATAATTTCTCAACGTTCATGAATATTTCTCGAAGTGGAACTACAAGAGCAGTGTATTATAATCCATCAATGCAGTAGCTACTCCTACAGCTAGCCAGGTAATGACTCCATTTTATCAATTAATAATACATTAGCTAGTACCTGTCGTCACTTGTTTAATCAAATGATCAAAATTTATGAATTCAAATCTTGGTAAACCGTACAAGATGAATTTACGGGAGGCGGATGCTAAGAAGAAATCTCAATTCTCACCATATtaaatctctatttatagctacaAGGATTTCTTGAACAAATGCTACCTCTCCAATTGTCAGCCTAATAGCTTAGGCATATAGACAAAGGATAtcatgtggaaaataaaagtggAAATGGGGTTCAAGTGAGTCATATTTCACTTCTTGGATGAATTTATGGAGGAACTAGTAAGATCAACTAAGCTAGTATTTTTTAAAGAAATAGCAAATGCAGCTGAGCTAGTGGTGGCCAACGATACAAATTGGGATCTAAATGAATCAAAGTTAAGCAATTTGAAAATTGATTCAACTGTGGAAGTATCCATGAAGCGCGCAAGATACCTTTCGAAACAGTCTGCAAACAAAATCATCGTTCTGAAATCTTGGTAGTAGTCCGCAAGATACCTTGCTAATTGATGTTAGCCGTCGCAGAGAACTCTGCCTAGTTGACTCtagtgttcttgtataattcagTGAGGAACGAAGACAAGCTTTAGTGCGCCTTACTACTCTAACTAACATTTTCCGTAAAAGTATAAGTAACAAAACATGCATTATTACAGTGAACACTAGACATAAATTGGATTCCTAAAATTATCAATAAAATATTGTTAACAGGAAAACATCTCCTTGTAATACTGCAAAGCTCTCACTTCAACCAATTATGCCTGCCTGCATTTACTTATTCAactcccattcaaaaaaaaaaaaaaagtcacaaaAGTACACATCGTATAATGCATTTCAGATAAGATCAAGTCACTAACAAAATGCAGAGTTAACAAGCAAGGTAACTTAACCTAAAATAAGAAAGCGATGTCACTACGACAATGTCAATAGCATAGGGGTTCACATAAATATTAATTGTTATCCAATTTCAAAAGTGAAACTCAATGAAGAATACCTGACAAGCTTATAATAGGTATTCAGCAACTCACACTCCAACAACTGGGGCATGAAAGGCAAATCATGGCTTTCTCTTTACTCAATTTCAACTGATTCCATTATCTTTGTATCTTCTTCCCCTAAACCTTTCAACGAAACTAAGGAGTTCTTGTGAGGCAGCACTACATGAATTAGTCCCTCAAAATCCACAAGCCTTTTCGAAGTAGAAGCTTCAGTGTCATAGATGCTGAGATAGTTATTAATGTAACTTAAAACACCATCATTCTTTGCAATGGCCAATAATCTGCTTTTGTCAACCCTATACTCCTTACTCCAACCTAATGACTGATTATTCTCTCGCCCTTTAATGTCATTATTATCGTTCATCTTTTTTAGTACACATACATCATTACATACACCTCCTTGAACAACAAGATCAATAGCAAAAAAACAGTAGCCCATCCAAAACTCCTATTCTATTCTTAAGCCAATCATTGTCTGGTGGCAAAGTAGGTGGTGAAAGATGTTCACAAAACTTTTCCTCAGCCAAATCAAAGGTCACGATTATTTCCAAATCCATCCCCATCCAATAAAGAGCTCCATTGGCAAATACACCTTCTCTCCAAAGCTTCCTGAGTCCAACATTGAACTTTCCAACATTTCTCCATCCATTGCCGCTGCCAAGGGTGTATATATGGACTTCTACAAAATGGAGCTCCCTCCACATACATATTCCTAGAACTTTGTACTCATTTGTTGAAGAAACATAACCAAATCCACTTGCCCAATAAACACACTCATCAGTATCGAAACAATCTGACTTAATTTCTGGAAGCATGATATACTCTTTGGCAAGGGGTTACAAATACAAACAGATTGAAAAGTTGGTCCTCTTCTAAGAAATATAGGGGGTTGAGTAAAACATAACAATCCATTACAGGAACCAAGAATGCTGGCATACCTAAACGGAGGAGTGAATTTAACCCTTCTAATTCTCTCAATGGGTGTTGACTCATGATTCTCATtatattcaaaatactgaaattGTTCAAAATTCCCAACCATAGTTTTAGCAATGAAACCTAACTTACCAGAATCATGATGAGTAAGATGATGTAGATGCATCTTTGAGAATGATGGGGATGAGAAATAAGATTTTTCCAAGCTTTGCAAACTAATTTACACTCCAAAACTGATTCTGTGGGCAAACGACTCAAAATGTCTAATGTGATATCTTCTGGAAGGTTGAAATACTCCATGAATGAACGATGGAACCCTTGTAGTTGAAGAAATAAGGATCAGGAAATCTAGGGTTCATACGAAATAGAGATTGAAACCATGAAAGTGAGGAAGAGTAAAGGTAAAATGGGCTTTTCTGTAGGGCTTCATTTGTTGGGATATAGGAATAGAACATTCCCCGTATCAGATTACAGCAACTTTACTAATGGTTGGGTAAATTACGTGATTTTGGAGTAAAACTAGTCTTCAAGTCATCTTACGGCCACCATTGATTGATCAATGTAGAAAGTGATTCTCCTCTTAGGCCGAGTCTACCGGACAAATTGGGATGATGGCGACTCAAACCGTGGTCTAAAAtcgaaaagaataaaaataattatcGTTCTCTGCTCGAAAGCAGGGATGTGTATGGAGATTTAGAAATGGGCGAGGATGCAAACCTCGCCAGAAAAAATAGAAAAGCGAGGATGAAATACTCGCTCTgttattttttttcacttttataataaataaaatctaaaagtAGACCCACTTtatatatttaaaaatattaaaattcataataaagattcttgatttttccaaatattatcatcTATTATGGCTCCGGCAAAGTGTATGGCGACTGAAAACAAGATTCCTTCATCGGAATCATCCACGTTGTTCTGGATTTCATGATTtccttttggttttctttttcgtcTTGGCTTTTGTTTTCCCCTtcgatttttgtttgtttgttttcagTTTTAGTTCCAGTTTTTCATCTTCGTAGGGTTTATttcttttcaaattagggttttttttttcgtCATGCCTAGAAACACCAGAACGACAAGGGTTTCTTCCTCTCGATTGCAGAATGGTCTATTTGATGTCTCGCCTCTGGGTTTGGTAGCTACTCCTTCgtcgtcttcttcctcttctgctgGTAATGGAGGTTACTGTCGTTGCCCCTTTAAGAGGTTTGATGACTGCTGGGATGGTGTCAACGGTAGAGGGTATGTTAAGGGATCGCTTCTTCGGCATTTGCAGGACAAGCATCTCTTCAACGAGGAGAACAAGGTTATCTGCAGGGAGTTAATCTCTACGAATTCATTGGTTTACCAGGCCTAGGAAGATGTTCTTCGTCGTCTTCGTATGTGGTTGTGCGGCAAATGCATGCATTTGCATGCTTGGGGATTGCCTTGCAAAGTTAAGGGGGGAGTTGTTCATGGAAAAGTGATTGTCGGACCTGCAAATGGAACAACTAATGATCTTATACATGGTTTACTCAAACCTGTTGCTGCTTCTGTCACGTTTGCTGCTAGTTCTACgcctgcagctgttgctgccgcGCCTGATGCTTCTACAGCGAGTGAAGATGTTGCAGGTGAGGTTGTTCTTTCTTTGGACCTGCTAAATTTGGCATTTCAGAGACAGGTCTCGACTATCTCTTGTATCCCTCACCAATGTAAACTGGCTTTCTCGCGCACTCTCAAGTTCTGCCTTGATGCCGTGTTGTCCAGGCCTGATAATATTTCTTCCTGGGTAAGGTTACTTCTTCTCCCCATTGGCACTTTACAGGTGTATAGGCCTAAGTGTTCAGCCGAAGAGAAGTGTGGCACGAGAAGGAAGTTACAAATGAAGGCTATTAATCAGGCTCTTGTGGATTGGAGGGACAGTTCTGGTTGCTCAATTTTGGTCCGTGGTTTGATTCAACGATCTGTTTCTTTGCCGCGCAAACAACCTTTAAAGAAAAAGCAGGACAGTGCCAACTTGAATGCGTGTCGAAATAAGATTAGTTTCAGACATTTTTCAGCAGCGATACGGTGTTATATTACGGTGGAGTTACCCCTCGCAACAAGTCCACTTTTGCTGAATTGCAAATGAAACATCCAGCAGCTCCACCCCCTTTTATTCCGTCGAAATCGGTTGGTGTTGATTCAATTGTGGTTGATTCGAAAGTTGTCCTTGGCGCCATCAAGAGTTTCCCCAAAGGAACTTCTTGTGGTCGAGATGGTTTGCGTGCGCAACATTTATTAGATGCATTGAGTGGTGCGGCATCAGCAGTTTCGGACGAGTTAGTGGATTCAATTACTGGGGTTGGCAATTTATGGCTGGCAGGAAAATTTCCCAGCGGTTTAGGTGAGTTCGTAGAAAGCGCACCCCTAACACCGTTATTGAAGCAGGGTGGTGATCTTAGACCCATAGTTGTTCGTACCATTTGCCGCAGATTGGTCTCTAAAATAGCCGCTTTCTCCGTTGACAAGGCTATGACTTCTTACCTTAGGGACCACCAATTTTGGGTTGGCGTACCTGTTGGAGGTGAGAGTATTTTACACGCTGTAAATAGCTTGTTGGAGTTGAAAGGTCAGTCCACCAATACGTCAATGCTGCTTGTTGACTTTTCCAACGCGTTCAATATGGTCAGTTGGTCTCAACTCATCAAGGAAGTTCGGCTCAATTGTCCAGGTATTTCACGTTGGGGGGAGTTTTGTTATAGTAGGCCTGATAGACTTTATTATGATCAATATATTATGTCCTCGGCACTTGGTGTTCAACAAGGGGACCCACTCGGAGATTTTAAATTTATTAGTGATATGGCGTTGGCTAGAGTCCACAAGATTATCCAGCTAATGTATGCTATCAAGAAACTAAAGGACCCTCAGAGTGAGATGCTATTACTTCACAATTGCACCGGTATGTTCAGACTGTATTTTTTATGCGCACTACCAACCCTGCAGCTTTGCAACATGCCACTGAGCTGTTTGATGatcatttatttcagtatttGAGACTTATGATCACTGGTGATGAGCCAGGTTTTAGGCCTTTGCAACAGCGAATCGCTACTCTCCCCATCAAGGAAGATGGCCTTGGCATTTACACTATGGAGGATACCCGTAACTATTGTTATCTAGCATCTCAGAGCCAAATGATTTCGGTTCAAAAGGTGATTCTTGGTAAATTATTTTCTTCTGACAAAGGTTCTGCTTATCAGTTGGCACTTCAGAACTTCATCCAGGTATGTGGTTTACCTTCTAACTATAAGTCACAAAAGTACACATCGTATAATGCATTTCATATAAGATCAAGTCACTAACAAAATGCAGAGTTAACAAGCAAGGTAACTTAACCTAAAATAAGAAAGTGAAAAACACTCCCATATAGACGAATTGATGTCACTACGACAATGTCAATAGCATAGGGGTTCACATAAATATTAATTGTTATCCAATTTCAAAAGTGAAACTCAATGAAGAATACCTGACCAGCTTATAATAGGTATTCAACACCTCACACTCCAACAACTGGGGGATGAAAGGCTAATCATGGCTTTCTCTTTACTCAATTTCAACTGATTCCATTATCTTTGTATCTTCTTCCCCTAAACCTTTCAACGAAACTAAGGACTTCTTGTGAGGAAGCACTACATGAATTAGTCCCTCAAAATCCACAAGCCTTTTCGAAGTAGAGGGTTTAGTGTCACAGATGTTGAGATAGTTATCAATGTAACTTAAAACACCATCATTCTTTGCAATGGCCAATAATCTGCTTTTGTCATCCCTATACTCCTTACTCCAACCCAATGACTGATTATCCTCTCGCCCTTTCATGTAACTATTATAGTTTATCTTTTTTAGTACACATACGTCATTACATACTCCAACCCAATGGCcaatatgtggagacttaaactcatctatcacttggaaaatctatttctactctatatcctatactGAGACATAGGTCTTGttgcgatatagttttctattatacacatttgagatttcgagctgagtttatctcgcttatatatttctcgaaatatatgttggcaagctttcgctttagccatgttcatcttacattcgtgacgaaagtccgaataagatcatatgaaaattgccgagttatatctaacatggtttgtgtgatacaatcatttggtgtttccttggaatgtttcattatgataatttcaataactgaaaatcgttttgacgaaaaatggtttgtgaataacaactatataacgtcatctaagaaagtttcaatgattaaaattaagagttgatgatataataatccttggatataagcatatatagtgtgttcgcacattaatgtataaatccataaaccaggaaccaagtgtatgcatatgtgtatacgaaattggtgaaggagacaacataagtatgtgtacccgtacgcatactggtagaaattttcaaaccgaaaatatctgtcgtgtttaggaattacaaactcctaaactagtcaccttaaatatgcatacccatacgcatactagaggaagttttcataccgaaaatatctgctgagtttgggaattataaCCTCCTAAAGTAGttaccttaagtatgcatactggcggaagtttttgaatcgagaatttccgctgagtttggaaacttaacaaactcaaatccggttgcttaagtatgcattcccgtacgcatacttaagctggttattttgtcaaatcggtctgttcatggacttaaacatttaaatattaaggaatgcaatcttgcaaaccgtggctataatgttcatgattggttcaagtgaatcaaaccgatttggtttaaATTGTGTCTTCTATACAATTGAATAACTATTTAActatagtttcatttgaactagttatggataagatgaataaggttgatatgagagtaaccttatggctaacttcggttgaccattgttgagccaacatgagtgtacacgtttgggtacggttacataaaccaaaatgagggtacatttcatttgtgtgtaacaagataagttcgatctaacggttgaaagatattagcttggttgaatcaggtttttcatctaaaggtgattattgaattctttgttaccaaggtaactcggattgcaaaccctgatttgaaaactatataaaggagaactctaacaactgggaaacctaatacccacacctcctgtgtgataatagttgtatagcttgagtcgattctcctttaaccttaggttttcctaaaccttgtaggttaacgacttgaagactttattgggattgtgaagccagacccatactacttctcttgtagttgtgtgatctgatcttgttgtttttatcgtacgagtataattgtacaattggattgagatttatttctacgataggcaagatacaaaagtaatcacaaacacttcgtctcatgtgattccacaatatctagtttcgccatcatacgatttatattattttgaggtgataatactaggctattcttcgggaatataagtctggtttatcaattggttcatattcaccttgatttatcaaaagacggaacaaaaactcttgggtatttctgtgggagacagatttgtttatcaagtcttcgactttgggtcgtagcaactcttggttgtgggtgagatcatctaagggaatcaagtgcatagtatcctgctgggataatagacgtaaggagcacaactgtaccttgaatcagtgtgatattgatgtaatttatagatagtggtaaaagtggttcgattctcagacttgtgaaggatattaattagacttaaattctaatatttaaaatagaaaactcactaaaaattatagcaaactcaatcaaagatgatatcaatactaaaagaaacactgaggctaagattccactattttccaagttcaaaatgattacaccaatacttatatttatgcaattttctcgtttaatttgattctaaaatattgcaacaagtagattttcaaaagtagtaattgtaaataccaagtatgaagcatcaaaagtcttaaaactaagcatactccatcaaagtagatcacaatcactcaaataaaaatcatattcaataatagttcaaggcaaataatcatataa
The nucleotide sequence above comes from Papaver somniferum cultivar HN1 chromosome 8, ASM357369v1, whole genome shotgun sequence. Encoded proteins:
- the LOC113306697 gene encoding uncharacterized protein LOC113306697 isoform X1, encoding MIKFAEKDAFHLRVRLHLRINNMLSCAGADDSRLVLEEHLVNPSVSVPELALFRSYNLFVVPFVVPSSISLDIKTSLRAGSVINFHQNYLSSYLFFLDICGKLVERRKGTLPCFMVGSPEESQFLLERLVMYSRRP
- the LOC113306697 gene encoding uncharacterized protein LOC113306697 isoform X2, yielding MIKFAEKDAFHLRVRLHLRINNMLSCAGADDSRLVLEEHLVNPSVSVPELALFRSYNLFVVPFVVPSSISLDIKTSLRAGSDYLRSDKLSPELSLQLSVFPGHLWEAC